The following are encoded together in the Streptococcus oralis genome:
- a CDS encoding CoA-binding protein yields MSQEFINPSDGVIRQYLTTSKTLAVVGLSDREETTSNRVTKEMQARGYKIIPVNPKAAGGEILGEKAYASLEEIPFPVDIVNVYRRSEFLPDVARDFLKADAKIFWAQLGLENLEAEEILRAGGCDDIVMNRCIKREHTRLILEQ; encoded by the coding sequence ATGAGCCAAGAATTTATCAATCCAAGTGATGGTGTGATCCGTCAGTATCTTACAACCAGTAAAACGTTAGCGGTAGTGGGTTTGTCCGATCGTGAGGAAACAACTAGTAATCGAGTGACCAAGGAAATGCAAGCTCGGGGCTATAAAATCATTCCAGTTAATCCCAAGGCTGCAGGTGGGGAAATCTTGGGAGAAAAGGCTTATGCGAGTCTAGAAGAGATTCCTTTTCCTGTAGATATTGTCAATGTTTACCGTCGCAGTGAGTTTTTACCAGATGTGGCGCGTGATTTTCTCAAGGCTGATGCTAAGATTTTTTGGGCACAACTGGGACTTGAAAATCTAGAAGCGGAAGAAATCTTACGTGCTGGAGGATGCGATGACATCGTGATGAATCGTTGTATTAAGAGAGAACATACTCGCTTAATTCTTGAGCAATAA
- a CDS encoding ribose-phosphate diphosphokinase encodes MSFSDLKLFALSSNRELAERVAQEIGIELGKSTVRQFSDGEIQVNIEESIRGKHVFILQSTSSPVNDNLLEILIMVDALKRASAESVNVVMPYYGYARQDRKARAREPITAKLVANMLEVAGVDRLLTIDLHAAQIQGFFDIPVDHLMGAPLIADYFERRGMVGSDYVVVSPDHGGVTRARKLAEFLKTPIAIIDKRRSVDKMNTSEVMNIIGKVEGKTCILIDDMIDTAGTICHAADALAEAGAVEVYASCTHPVLSGPAMDNIQKSAIKKLVVLDTIYLPEERLIDKIEQISIAHLLGDAIIRIHEKRPLSPLFCIEKKI; translated from the coding sequence ATGTCTTTTTCTGATTTAAAGCTGTTTGCCCTTTCTTCTAATAGAGAATTGGCAGAGCGTGTGGCGCAAGAAATTGGGATAGAGTTGGGGAAATCGACTGTTCGCCAATTTTCAGACGGAGAGATTCAGGTCAACATCGAAGAATCAATCCGTGGGAAACACGTCTTTATCCTACAATCAACTAGTTCACCTGTAAATGATAATTTACTTGAAATTTTGATTATGGTGGACGCATTGAAGCGTGCTAGTGCAGAATCTGTCAATGTTGTTATGCCTTACTATGGCTATGCACGTCAGGATAGAAAAGCGCGCGCGCGTGAGCCAATCACAGCAAAACTCGTTGCAAACATGCTAGAAGTTGCTGGGGTAGATCGTTTGTTGACGATTGATTTGCACGCTGCACAGATTCAGGGATTCTTTGATATTCCTGTAGATCACTTGATGGGTGCTCCCTTGATTGCGGACTATTTTGAACGTCGTGGCATGGTTGGCTCTGACTACGTGGTTGTCAGCCCAGACCATGGTGGGGTGACTCGTGCTCGTAAATTGGCAGAGTTTTTGAAAACTCCGATTGCGATTATTGACAAACGCCGTAGTGTAGACAAGATGAATACCAGTGAAGTGATGAACATCATTGGTAAGGTAGAAGGTAAGACTTGTATTTTGATTGACGATATGATCGATACAGCTGGAACTATTTGTCATGCGGCGGATGCTCTTGCTGAAGCAGGTGCTGTTGAGGTTTACGCAAGCTGTACGCACCCAGTTCTTTCAGGACCAGCTATGGACAATATCCAAAAATCAGCTATTAAGAAATTGGTTGTTTTGGATACGATCTACCTACCAGAGGAGCGTTTGATTGATAAGATTGAACAAATTTCGATTGCTCATCTTCTTGGCGATGCCATTATCCGTATCCACGAAAAACGTCCTCTTTCTCCCCTATTTTGTATTGAGAAAAAGATTTAA
- a CDS encoding YeiH family protein, whose translation MSFLSKNGAGILACLLISIVSWFLGGFFPVVGAPVFAIFAGMLLHPWLSPYKQLDAGLTFSSKKLLQYAVILLGFGLNISQVFAVGQSSLPVILSTISISLIVAYLFQRFFALDTKLATLIGVGSSICGGSAIAATAPVIHAKEKEVAQAISVIFFFNVLAALIFPTLGTWLHLSNDGFALFAGTAVNDTSSVTATASSWDSLYQTNTLESATIVKLTRTLAIIPITLFLSYWQSRQQKNSQDFQLKKVFPLFILYFILASLLTTLLTSLGVSSSFFTPLKQLSKFLIIMAMSAIGLKTNLIAMVKSSGKSILLGALCWIAIILTSLGMQALIGTL comes from the coding sequence ATGTCATTTTTATCAAAAAATGGAGCAGGCATCTTGGCCTGCCTTCTCATTTCTATCGTATCATGGTTTCTGGGAGGATTTTTCCCCGTCGTGGGTGCACCTGTCTTTGCAATTTTTGCTGGAATGCTCCTCCACCCCTGGCTCTCACCCTACAAACAACTAGACGCAGGTTTGACCTTTAGTTCCAAGAAATTGCTCCAGTATGCCGTTATCTTACTCGGTTTTGGTCTCAATATCTCGCAAGTCTTCGCAGTTGGACAATCTTCACTCCCCGTCATCCTTTCCACCATTTCGATTTCCTTAATCGTTGCCTACCTCTTCCAGCGTTTCTTTGCGCTAGACACAAAACTGGCTACCTTGATTGGAGTGGGTTCTTCTATCTGTGGTGGTTCTGCCATTGCTGCGACAGCACCCGTTATCCATGCCAAGGAAAAAGAAGTTGCCCAAGCCATCTCCGTTATCTTTTTCTTCAATGTCTTAGCAGCACTTATCTTTCCAACTCTAGGAACCTGGCTTCACCTATCCAATGATGGCTTCGCCCTCTTTGCAGGAACTGCAGTCAATGATACTTCTTCTGTAACGGCTACCGCCAGCTCCTGGGACAGTCTTTATCAGACCAATACCCTTGAGTCTGCAACTATTGTCAAACTCACGCGCACCTTAGCAATCATCCCCATCACGCTCTTTCTCTCCTACTGGCAAAGTCGCCAGCAAAAAAACAGCCAAGATTTCCAACTAAAAAAAGTCTTCCCACTTTTTATCCTTTATTTCATCTTAGCCTCTCTCTTAACGACTCTTCTCACCTCTCTCGGCGTGTCTAGTAGCTTCTTCACCCCTCTCAAACAACTCTCCAAATTCCTTATCATCATGGCCATGAGTGCCATCGGTCTCAAAACCAATCTGATTGCCATGGTCAAATCCAGCGGTAAATCCATTCTTCTTGGAGCCCTTTGCTGGATTGCCATCATCCTCACCAGTCTTGGCATGCAAGCATTGATTGGTACTTTATAA